A genomic segment from Geitlerinema sp. PCC 7407 encodes:
- the tnpA gene encoding IS200/IS605 family transposase: MKNDFFSRGRSVSDLKAHLVLTTKYRKKLFTKEMLERLHEIFEDLLERWDCRVIEFNGEENHVHLLFQYHPSLELSKLVNNLKTVTSRRLRSEFEERVSEFYTKDALWNGSYFIASGGGVTVSTLKRYIEEQDSPT, from the coding sequence ATGAAAAACGATTTCTTCTCTAGAGGACGCTCTGTGTCGGACTTAAAAGCTCATTTGGTTTTGACAACCAAGTATCGAAAAAAGCTTTTCACCAAGGAGATGTTGGAGCGGCTGCATGAAATCTTTGAGGATCTTCTAGAGCGCTGGGACTGTCGAGTGATTGAGTTTAATGGGGAAGAAAATCACGTTCATTTGTTGTTTCAGTACCATCCCAGCTTGGAGCTGAGTAAGCTGGTAAACAATCTGAAAACGGTAACCAGTCGGAGGTTGCGCTCTGAGTTTGAGGAGCGGGTCTCTGAGTTTTACACCAAGGATGCGTTGTGGAATGGCTCCTATTTCATTGCGTCCGGTGGAGGCGTCACGGTCTCGACTCTTAAGCGGTACATTGAGGAACAAGACTCTCCGACCTGA
- a CDS encoding NAD(P)H-quinone oxidoreductase subunit J — protein sequence MAEEANQVPAEGQPEQAPIIEAGKVAKWLNSNGFETESLGPDHSGVEMIRVEREVLVPIGTALYAYGFNYLQCQGAYDMGPGRELVSFYHLVKLSDNADRPEEVRLKVFLNREEPTLPSVYWIWKAADWQERECYDMYGIVYEGHPNLKRILMPEDWVGYPLRKDYISPDFYELQDAY from the coding sequence GTGGCTGAAGAAGCAAACCAGGTCCCTGCTGAAGGGCAGCCCGAACAAGCGCCGATTATTGAGGCGGGCAAGGTTGCGAAGTGGCTCAACAGCAATGGATTTGAGACGGAGTCTCTGGGGCCAGATCACTCGGGTGTAGAGATGATTCGGGTGGAGCGAGAGGTGCTGGTGCCGATCGGGACGGCCCTCTACGCCTACGGCTTCAACTATCTCCAGTGCCAAGGGGCCTACGATATGGGCCCGGGTCGGGAGTTGGTGAGCTTTTATCATTTGGTGAAGCTCAGCGACAATGCCGATCGGCCGGAGGAAGTGCGCCTGAAGGTGTTCCTCAATCGGGAAGAGCCGACGCTGCCGTCGGTGTACTGGATCTGGAAGGCGGCGGACTGGCAAGAGCGGGAGTGCTACGACATGTACGGGATCGTCTATGAGGGCCATCCCAACTTGAAGCGAATCCTGATGCCGGAGGACTGGGTGGGCTATCCGCTCCGCAAGGATTACATCTCGCCGGATTTCTACGAGTTGCAGGACGCCTACTAG
- the ndhK gene encoding photosynthetic/respiratory NAD(P)H-quinone oxidoreductase subunit K, whose product MVMNSNPADLNWEAQQKERILNPIGSPEVTQELSENVILTTVDDLYNWARLSSLWPLLYGTACCFIEFAALIGSRFDFDRFGLVPRSSPRQADLIITAGTVTMKMAPALVRLYEQMPEPKYVIAMGACTITGGMFSTDSPTAVRGVDKLIPVDVYIPGCPPRPEAIIDAIIKLRKKVSNESLQERGKLQQVHRYYSTTHNMKQVEPILTGQYMQSATRQAPPRELMESIGMPVPPALKESRKEEVDRG is encoded by the coding sequence ATGGTCATGAACTCCAACCCTGCGGATTTGAATTGGGAAGCGCAACAGAAGGAGCGAATTCTCAACCCCATCGGATCACCCGAGGTGACCCAAGAGCTGTCCGAAAACGTTATCCTGACGACCGTTGACGATTTGTACAACTGGGCTCGCTTGTCGAGCTTGTGGCCTCTGCTGTACGGGACGGCTTGCTGCTTCATTGAGTTTGCGGCCCTGATCGGCTCGCGCTTCGACTTTGACCGGTTTGGTCTGGTGCCGCGATCGAGCCCCCGTCAAGCTGACCTGATCATCACGGCAGGCACCGTCACGATGAAGATGGCCCCTGCCCTGGTGCGGCTGTACGAGCAGATGCCGGAGCCCAAGTACGTCATTGCGATGGGTGCCTGCACGATTACGGGCGGGATGTTCAGCACCGACTCTCCCACCGCAGTGCGCGGGGTCGACAAGCTGATTCCGGTGGATGTTTACATTCCTGGGTGCCCCCCTCGCCCCGAGGCGATTATTGACGCCATCATCAAGCTGCGCAAGAAGGTGTCCAATGAATCGCTGCAAGAGCGCGGCAAGCTCCAGCAGGTTCACCGCTACTACAGCACCACCCACAACATGAAGCAGGTGGAGCCGATTTTGACGGGTCAGTATATGCAGTCAGCGACTCGCCAGGCGCCTCCGCGGGAGTTGATGGAGTCGATTGGTATGCCGGTGCCCCCCGCACTGAAGGAGTCTCGCAAGGAGGAGGTCGATCGTGGCTGA
- a CDS encoding photosystem II reaction center protein L: protein MPERVTNPNKQPVELNRTSLYLGLLLVFVLGILFSSYFFN from the coding sequence ATGCCAGAAAGAGTTACTAACCCCAACAAGCAGCCAGTTGAGCTAAACCGGACTTCTCTGTACCTGGGTCTGCTGCTGGTGTTTGTGCTGGGCATCCTGTTTTCCAGCTACTTCTTCAACTAA
- a CDS encoding rubredoxin — translation MTTETPDSPALDRYECRACGYTYEPTKGDDRAQIAPGTLFAELPATWRCPVCSARPAQFENIGPAGSPSGFKENLGYGLGVNTLTPGQKNLLIFGGLAIAFLLFMSLYGLQ, via the coding sequence ATGACGACAGAAACCCCTGATTCTCCAGCGCTAGATCGTTATGAGTGTCGCGCCTGCGGCTACACCTACGAGCCCACCAAAGGCGACGATCGCGCTCAAATTGCGCCCGGAACCCTTTTCGCAGAGCTGCCAGCAACCTGGCGGTGTCCCGTGTGCAGTGCTCGACCTGCGCAGTTCGAAAATATTGGTCCAGCTGGATCACCGTCTGGTTTCAAGGAGAATCTTGGTTATGGACTAGGCGTCAATACCCTAACGCCGGGACAGAAAAACCTTCTCATCTTCGGGGGATTGGCGATCGCCTTTCTTCTGTTTATGAGTCTCTACGGCTTGCAGTAA
- the psbE gene encoding cytochrome b559 subunit alpha: MAGSTGERPFSDIVTSIRYWVIHSITIPALFIAGWLFVSTGLAYDAFGTPRPDEYFTQQRQELPIVMDRFGAKQQVEEFIGK; the protein is encoded by the coding sequence ATGGCTGGATCTACCGGCGAGCGCCCATTTTCTGACATCGTCACCAGTATTCGTTACTGGGTGATTCATAGCATTACCATTCCTGCTCTGTTCATTGCTGGTTGGCTGTTTGTGAGCACTGGCCTGGCCTATGATGCCTTTGGCACGCCTCGTCCAGACGAGTATTTCACCCAGCAGCGTCAAGAACTGCCCATCGTGATGGATCGCTTTGGTGCGAAGCAGCAAGTCGAAGAATTCATTGGTAAATAG
- the ndhC gene encoding photosynthetic/respiratory NAD(P)H-quinone oxidoreductase subunit C encodes MFSLSGYEYFLGFLLLCSLIPLLALTASKLVRPSRRGPERRTTYESGMEPIGGAWIQFNIRYYMFALVFVIFDVETVFLYPWAVAFHRLGLLAFIEALIFIAILIVGLVYAWRKGALEWS; translated from the coding sequence GTGTTTTCGCTTAGCGGTTACGAATATTTCTTGGGTTTTCTGCTCCTGTGCAGTCTAATTCCCCTTCTGGCACTCACCGCTTCGAAGCTCGTTCGTCCCAGTCGTCGGGGTCCTGAGCGGCGGACAACCTACGAGTCGGGCATGGAGCCCATCGGCGGTGCATGGATTCAGTTCAACATCCGCTACTACATGTTTGCGCTGGTGTTTGTCATCTTCGATGTTGAGACTGTTTTTCTGTACCCGTGGGCCGTCGCCTTTCATCGACTGGGTCTACTCGCCTTCATCGAAGCGCTGATCTTTATTGCGATTCTGATTGTCGGACTTGTTTACGCTTGGAGGAAAGGAGCACTGGAATGGTCATGA
- a CDS encoding photosystem II reaction center protein J, which produces MLSSGRIPLWIVATVAGLGVITVVGLFFYGAYAGLGSSL; this is translated from the coding sequence ATGCTCAGCAGTGGACGTATTCCTTTGTGGATCGTGGCTACAGTTGCCGGTCTTGGCGTGATTACTGTAGTGGGTCTGTTTTTCTATGGTGCCTATGCAGGCCTGGGTTCTTCTCTGTAG
- the psbF gene encoding cytochrome b559 subunit beta: MTSNNPNQPISYPIFTVRWLSVHALAVPTVFFLGAIASMQFIQR, encoded by the coding sequence ATGACGAGCAATAATCCGAACCAACCCATTTCTTACCCAATTTTCACCGTTCGCTGGCTGTCGGTCCATGCGCTGGCAGTGCCTACGGTTTTCTTCTTGGGTGCGATCGCTTCAATGCAATTTATTCAGCGATAG
- a CDS encoding photosynthesis system II assembly factor Ycf48, producing the protein MRLAFKHLQKLFALVAVVLLCAGCAGYLPSLESSPWRSVSLPLEVEDITLLDIAFAESNSQHGWLVGSRSTLLETQDGGTTWDAKVLDLDEAKYSLTSVSFAGKEGWVVGQPSLLLHTTDEGKSWSQVPLSEKLPGAPQVITALGPNSAELTTNVGAIYRTQDGGKNWKALVQEAVGVFRNISRSSDGKYVTVSARGNFYSTWEPGADRWVQHNRNSSRRLQNMGFTADGNLWLIARGGELQFTQGDYEAWDEPVNPEFSTSWGLLDLAYRTPDELWVTGGSANLLRSVDGGKTWEKDRSVEDIPSNFYRVVFFDGDKGFVLGQRGTLLKYEGNSQAA; encoded by the coding sequence ATGCGACTCGCCTTCAAGCACCTGCAAAAACTTTTCGCCCTCGTGGCCGTAGTCCTGCTGTGCGCAGGCTGCGCTGGCTACCTGCCCTCCCTAGAAAGCAGCCCCTGGCGCTCCGTCAGCCTGCCTTTGGAGGTAGAAGACATTACCCTGCTAGACATTGCCTTTGCAGAGAGCAACTCTCAGCACGGCTGGCTAGTCGGTAGCCGCTCCACCCTCTTGGAAACCCAGGACGGCGGCACAACCTGGGATGCCAAAGTTTTGGACCTCGACGAAGCAAAATACAGCCTCACCTCCGTCAGCTTCGCTGGCAAAGAAGGCTGGGTTGTGGGTCAGCCCTCTTTGCTGCTGCACACAACAGACGAAGGAAAGTCTTGGTCTCAGGTGCCCCTGAGCGAAAAGCTGCCTGGTGCGCCCCAGGTGATCACCGCCCTCGGCCCCAACAGCGCTGAGCTCACCACCAACGTGGGCGCCATCTACCGCACCCAAGACGGCGGCAAAAACTGGAAAGCCCTCGTCCAAGAAGCGGTCGGCGTCTTCCGAAATATTTCTCGCTCCTCCGACGGCAAGTACGTCACTGTCTCCGCTCGGGGTAACTTCTACTCCACCTGGGAGCCAGGCGCCGATCGCTGGGTTCAGCACAACCGCAACTCTTCTCGCCGCCTCCAAAACATGGGCTTTACCGCCGACGGCAACCTGTGGCTGATCGCTCGCGGTGGCGAACTGCAGTTTACCCAGGGCGACTACGAAGCTTGGGATGAGCCCGTCAACCCAGAATTCTCGACCAGCTGGGGCCTGCTCGACCTGGCCTATCGGACCCCGGATGAGCTGTGGGTGACCGGCGGCAGCGCTAACCTGTTGCGCAGCGTCGATGGCGGCAAGACTTGGGAGAAAGATCGCTCTGTCGAAGATATTCCCTCGAATTTCTATCGGGTTGTCTTCTTTGATGGTGACAAAGGGTTTGTGTTAGGCCAGCGGGGAACGCTACTCAAATACGAGGGCAATTCCCAGGCAGCCTAA